In a single window of the Litorilituus sediminis genome:
- a CDS encoding arginase family protein, producing MNSQSRSLTTSFKDKLENCLCPPGNGVFTVNTAKERKEQLHQAIFGQATDVDTLWKNTLNQLPEASNAVILGIASDCGGGILRGANWGPLFLRSTLIENYSELKAFDMGDVRVIPHLLADKYLNEATIANCRKALYQDENSNYCISPLSITEDVLHDFYAEFPEKGIFGIGGDHSISYPLTKAYLQAKKKQGKRAAIIHFDAHTDLLVERLGIDLCFGSWCTHILDDLHEHHHLIQVGIRSSGKPKSHWEDTFGVKQHWANEVKEQGVEKTIENIFAQLDGENIDELYVSFDIDAIDDSYASATGTPEPDGLMPEEAMAILKALAAKYPITGADMMEIAPFTDSSGRGNEARDKTLSVGAEISAFLLEEMAKN from the coding sequence ATGAATAGCCAGTCACGGTCACTAACGACATCGTTTAAAGATAAACTAGAAAATTGCTTATGCCCTCCTGGTAATGGCGTATTTACGGTAAATACAGCAAAAGAGCGTAAAGAGCAATTACATCAAGCAATCTTTGGCCAAGCTACCGATGTTGATACATTATGGAAAAACACCTTAAATCAACTTCCTGAGGCGTCTAATGCGGTAATTTTAGGTATAGCCTCTGATTGTGGCGGTGGTATTTTACGTGGTGCCAACTGGGGGCCGTTATTTTTACGCTCTACTTTAATTGAAAACTATAGCGAGCTAAAAGCTTTTGATATGGGTGATGTAAGAGTGATCCCTCACCTTTTAGCAGATAAATACTTAAACGAAGCAACAATTGCCAATTGCCGTAAAGCATTATACCAAGATGAAAACAGTAACTACTGCATCAGCCCGTTAAGCATTACCGAAGATGTATTACACGACTTCTACGCAGAATTCCCTGAGAAAGGTATTTTTGGTATTGGCGGCGACCACAGTATTAGCTACCCATTAACTAAAGCTTATTTACAAGCGAAAAAGAAACAAGGTAAACGCGCGGCGATTATCCATTTTGATGCCCATACCGATTTATTGGTTGAGCGCTTAGGTATCGATTTATGCTTTGGCTCATGGTGTACCCACATTTTAGATGATTTACATGAACACCATCATTTAATTCAAGTGGGTATTCGTTCTAGTGGTAAGCCAAAAAGTCACTGGGAGGACACTTTTGGTGTCAAACAGCACTGGGCTAATGAAGTAAAAGAGCAAGGCGTAGAAAAAACCATAGAGAATATCTTTGCCCAACTTGATGGTGAAAATATTGATGAGCTTTACGTTAGCTTTGACATTGACGCTATTGATGACAGCTACGCCAGCGCCACAGGAACTCCAGAACCAGACGGTTTAATGCCAGAAGAGGCAATGGCAATCTTAAAAGCTTTAGCAGCAAAATACCCTATTACCGGTGCTGACATGATGGAAATCGCCCCTTTTACTGATAGCTCAGGTCGCGGTAATGAAGCAAGGGATAAGACTTTATCTGTTGGTGCTGAAATTTCTGCGTTTTTACTTGAAGAAATGGCGAAGAATTAA
- a CDS encoding ribosome recycling factor family protein — protein MQSINSITLPSFLRRTMKAYALKAIIRAQGCELQRIGKSRNWQLKANFSQIQAIIHEIECQDEASWLWLAKLLKQQYQDLSHESLIQLAHRMQNVTVASLMAQTDCTIAQARKVLDELEGLD, from the coding sequence GTGCAATCTATTAACTCCATAACCTTACCTTCCTTTTTACGTAGAACAATGAAGGCATACGCATTAAAAGCAATAATACGTGCCCAAGGTTGTGAGCTTCAACGCATTGGCAAATCAAGAAATTGGCAATTAAAAGCTAACTTCTCACAAATTCAAGCTATTATTCATGAAATTGAATGCCAAGATGAAGCTAGCTGGCTTTGGCTGGCAAAGCTACTTAAACAGCAATATCAGGACCTAAGCCACGAGTCACTTATCCAACTGGCTCACAGGATGCAAAATGTCACGGTTGCAAGTTTAATGGCACAAACCGACTGCACCATAGCACAGGCAAGAAAAGTACTCGATGAGCTCGAAGGGCTAGATTAA
- the cysB gene encoding HTH-type transcriptional regulator CysB yields the protein MKLQQLRYIVEVLNNNLNVSATAESLFTSQPGISKQVRMLEDELGIQIFGRSGKHLTHVTSAGQDVINIATQILSKVEGIKAVAREHTQPDEGKLRIATTHTQARYALPDVIQGFVKKYNKVSLQMSQGTPAQISDMAAKGEADFAIATESLHLYNDLVMLPCYHWNRSIIVRPDHPLAKMKHVSIEDVAKYSLVTYVFGFTGRSELDAAFNAVGAEPKIAFTATDADVIKTYVRLGVGVGVIASMAIDERIDSDLVAIDASHLFKSSTTKIGFRRGSFLRGYMYDFIERFAPHLTKDIVTRAMLLKNNHEVDELLANVKLPTR from the coding sequence ATGAAATTGCAACAACTACGTTATATTGTCGAAGTACTTAATAATAACTTAAATGTTTCAGCTACAGCTGAAAGTTTGTTTACCTCTCAACCTGGTATTTCTAAACAAGTTAGAATGCTAGAAGATGAATTAGGTATTCAAATCTTTGGCCGTAGTGGTAAGCATTTAACCCATGTTACATCCGCGGGTCAAGATGTTATTAATATTGCCACGCAAATACTTTCTAAAGTGGAAGGCATTAAAGCGGTTGCCAGAGAGCATACTCAGCCAGATGAAGGTAAATTACGTATAGCAACGACTCACACACAGGCTAGATATGCTTTACCAGATGTCATTCAGGGCTTTGTGAAAAAATACAATAAAGTTTCTTTGCAGATGTCACAGGGCACACCGGCACAAATTAGTGATATGGCGGCAAAAGGTGAGGCAGATTTTGCCATTGCCACTGAGTCATTACATCTTTATAACGATTTAGTGATGTTGCCATGTTACCACTGGAATCGCAGCATTATCGTACGTCCTGATCATCCATTAGCTAAGATGAAACATGTTAGCATTGAAGATGTTGCTAAGTACTCTTTGGTTACTTATGTGTTTGGGTTTACTGGCCGTTCAGAATTGGATGCCGCATTTAATGCTGTTGGCGCAGAGCCAAAGATTGCCTTTACAGCAACAGATGCTGATGTGATTAAAACCTATGTACGTTTAGGTGTTGGTGTCGGTGTTATTGCCTCTATGGCAATAGATGAGCGTATTGATAGTGATTTAGTTGCCATTGATGCTAGTCACTTGTTTAAAAGTAGTACCACTAAAATTGGTTTTAGAAGAGGCAGTTTCTTACGTGGTTATATGTATGACTTTATTGAGCGCTTTGCACCACACTTAACCAAAGATATCGTTACACGAGCCATGCTCCTTAAGAACAACCATGAAGTTGATGAGCTGTTGGCAAATGTAAAACTTCCTACGCGCTAA
- a CDS encoding IS4 family transposase, with the protein MLSNWLLDTDTFAAPEDLSVFQKHLPMEWIEKVLVETDKASMRRRKLPAELVVWLIVGIGLYRNHPITEVVDKLDLILSDKLGETLAPSAIPQARKRLSDTPLAELFKLTATHWSQQQDGDDTWCGLSLFSVDGTQLRCADTPETASEFGYIKHRQDKHLEYPVVRLCALMSLRSRLIKDVAFGSSRVGEVNYAKQLISSASANSLTIFDRCYLSAELMINWQQHNQEQHWLTPIKSNTKYRVIEQYSEHDFLIEMSVSNHARKQDPSLPEVWQARLVTYPENKQSNHIKGLLSSLTDINKYKAEDILAVYFERWEIENGYGELKQFQLDNAILLRSQTVQGIKQEIWGLLIAYNLIRAEISQIATEAQVSPLRISFVMAMRFIQDEFMWCAIASPGSIPKKLRAMRENVKQFILPEKRKRPKARTVRISKTRYPVKSKHA; encoded by the coding sequence ATGCTTTCAAATTGGTTACTCGATACAGACACTTTTGCTGCTCCCGAAGATTTATCTGTTTTCCAAAAACATTTGCCAATGGAATGGATAGAGAAGGTACTCGTTGAAACGGATAAAGCCAGTATGAGAAGGCGCAAACTACCAGCTGAGCTTGTTGTCTGGCTCATCGTGGGAATAGGCCTTTATCGTAATCACCCTATTACCGAGGTTGTTGATAAACTTGACCTAATACTGTCAGATAAACTGGGTGAAACACTTGCTCCCAGTGCAATCCCGCAAGCACGAAAGCGCTTAAGTGACACTCCATTAGCTGAACTATTTAAATTGACGGCGACACATTGGTCACAACAACAAGATGGGGATGATACTTGGTGTGGGCTATCACTTTTTTCAGTGGATGGCACACAGCTTCGTTGTGCAGACACGCCAGAAACTGCAAGCGAGTTTGGGTATATCAAGCACCGCCAAGATAAACACCTTGAATATCCAGTAGTACGATTATGTGCATTAATGTCATTGCGTAGTCGCCTAATAAAAGATGTCGCATTTGGCTCAAGCCGAGTTGGCGAGGTTAATTATGCGAAACAGTTAATTTCATCAGCATCAGCAAATTCACTCACTATTTTTGATAGGTGCTACCTAAGCGCAGAGCTCATGATTAATTGGCAACAGCATAACCAAGAGCAGCACTGGTTAACCCCCATAAAAAGTAATACCAAATACCGTGTCATTGAACAGTACAGTGAACATGATTTTCTCATTGAAATGTCAGTATCAAATCATGCCAGAAAACAAGACCCGAGTTTACCTGAAGTTTGGCAAGCTCGCCTCGTTACTTACCCAGAAAACAAACAAAGTAATCATATTAAAGGGCTCCTGAGCTCTTTAACTGACATTAATAAATACAAAGCAGAAGATATTCTGGCAGTGTACTTCGAGCGTTGGGAGATAGAAAATGGCTATGGGGAGTTAAAGCAATTTCAGCTTGATAATGCAATATTGCTTAGAAGCCAAACAGTTCAGGGCATAAAGCAAGAAATATGGGGATTATTAATTGCGTATAACCTAATTAGAGCCGAGATAAGCCAAATAGCGACAGAAGCACAAGTCTCTCCGTTACGCATAAGCTTTGTGATGGCAATGCGATTTATCCAAGATGAGTTTATGTGGTGTGCAATAGCCTCACCAGGTAGTATTCCTAAAAAGTTGAGGGCGATGCGGGAAAACGTAAAACAATTTATATTGCCAGAGAAACGAAAACGGCCCAAAGCCCGGACCGTTCGTATTTCTAAAACCCGCTACCCTGTCAAATCAAAACATGCTTAA
- the topA gene encoding type I DNA topoisomerase translates to MAKSLVIVESPAKAKTINKYLGKDFIVKSSVGHVRDLPHSSTGKKVASKSPAEVRKMTPEAKAKYKAKRDKQALVNRMGINPEKDWQADYQILPGKEKVVTELKKLADKADTVYLATDLDREGEAIAWHLKEIIGGEDEKFRRVVFNEITESSIQQAFSTPGELSMPGVNAQQARRFLDRVVGFMVSPLLWKKVARGLSAGRVQSVAVKLVVEREREIKAFDPQEFWEVHADTHTSDGEALALAVTHENGSAFKPSNEADTNKALEKLAKANYQVSKREDRPSKSTPSAPFITSTLQQAASTKLGYGVKRTMGLAQRLYEAGHITYMRTDSTNLSKDAVQMCRDYISDNFGDNYLPEKAKVYGSKAGAQEAHEAIRPSNVKLEAALLEGVDADAKKLYELIWRQFVACQMTAARYTVSTLTITAQDFELKAKGRVMQFDGWTKVHPQLAKGDDTHLPDLAVGEKLTLDKLEPSQHFTKPPARFGEASLVKELEKRSIGRPSTYASIISTIQDRGYVRLDKKRFYAEKMGEIVTDSLSISFENLMSYDFTANMEQELDAIADGEVNWKDVLDEFYKNFSKNLELANKESNDGGMPTNSPVLTDIDCPSCGRKMGIRTASTGVFLGCSGYALPPKERCTTTMNLTPGEEAVSVLAEDQETEALRAMHRCGKCNTAMDSYLIDETRKLHVCGNNPVCDGIEVEQGTFKIKGYDGPVLECDRCQSDMELKSGRFGKYFDCTNEECKNTRKLLANGEAAPPKEDPVQLPELACEKSDAHFVLRDGAAGIFLAASTFPRSRETRAPKVAELKRFRDRISSKFHYLADAPEQDAEGNLAIVRFSRKSKEQYVMTEVDGKATGWTAKYIDGKWVEEQPKKKAVKKKAPAKAKK, encoded by the coding sequence ATGGCAAAATCACTGGTTATTGTCGAGTCGCCAGCTAAAGCGAAGACAATTAACAAATACTTAGGAAAAGACTTTATTGTTAAGTCGAGTGTTGGTCATGTACGTGACTTACCACATAGCAGTACTGGCAAAAAAGTAGCCAGTAAGTCTCCAGCAGAAGTTCGTAAAATGACGCCGGAAGCCAAGGCTAAATACAAAGCTAAGCGTGATAAACAAGCTTTAGTTAATCGTATGGGCATTAACCCAGAAAAGGATTGGCAGGCAGACTATCAAATATTACCAGGCAAAGAAAAAGTTGTTACTGAGTTAAAGAAACTGGCTGATAAAGCAGATACTGTCTATCTCGCAACCGATTTGGATCGCGAGGGAGAGGCGATTGCTTGGCATTTAAAAGAAATTATTGGTGGCGAAGATGAAAAGTTTCGCCGCGTCGTATTTAATGAAATAACAGAAAGTTCAATTCAACAGGCGTTTTCGACTCCGGGCGAATTAAGCATGCCGGGCGTGAACGCGCAACAAGCAAGACGCTTTTTAGATAGAGTTGTTGGCTTTATGGTAAGCCCACTGCTATGGAAAAAAGTAGCGCGAGGTTTATCAGCAGGTCGAGTACAATCTGTAGCGGTTAAATTGGTTGTTGAGCGTGAGCGAGAAATCAAAGCTTTTGATCCGCAAGAGTTCTGGGAAGTGCATGCTGACACACATACAAGTGATGGTGAAGCATTAGCGCTGGCTGTAACCCATGAAAATGGTAGTGCTTTTAAACCAAGTAATGAAGCGGATACCAATAAAGCGCTAGAAAAATTAGCAAAAGCGAATTATCAAGTAAGTAAGCGTGAAGATAGACCGTCTAAAAGTACGCCGTCAGCGCCATTTATTACCTCTACATTACAGCAAGCGGCAAGTACAAAATTAGGGTATGGCGTAAAGCGTACCATGGGCTTGGCGCAGCGTTTATATGAAGCCGGTCATATTACCTATATGCGTACCGACTCAACTAATTTAAGTAAAGATGCGGTACAAATGTGTCGTGATTATATTAGTGATAATTTTGGTGATAACTACTTACCTGAAAAAGCAAAGGTTTATGGTTCTAAAGCGGGTGCACAAGAGGCGCATGAGGCCATTCGTCCATCAAATGTAAAATTAGAAGCAGCTTTACTTGAAGGCGTTGATGCTGATGCTAAAAAGTTGTACGAACTGATTTGGCGTCAATTTGTTGCCTGTCAAATGACCGCAGCTCGATACACAGTAAGTACATTAACTATTACCGCACAAGACTTTGAGCTAAAAGCGAAAGGGCGAGTCATGCAGTTTGATGGTTGGACTAAAGTTCACCCACAATTAGCAAAAGGTGATGATACGCACCTGCCAGATTTAGCCGTAGGTGAGAAACTAACCTTAGATAAGTTAGAGCCTAGTCAGCACTTTACTAAGCCACCAGCTCGTTTTGGTGAAGCGTCATTAGTTAAGGAGCTAGAAAAACGCTCGATTGGTAGACCGTCAACCTACGCTTCTATTATTTCTACAATTCAAGACAGGGGTTATGTTCGTCTTGATAAAAAGCGCTTTTATGCTGAAAAAATGGGTGAAATTGTCACTGATAGCTTATCAATTAGTTTTGAAAACTTAATGAGCTATGATTTTACTGCCAATATGGAACAAGAGCTGGATGCGATTGCTGATGGTGAAGTTAATTGGAAAGATGTACTGGATGAGTTCTATAAAAACTTCAGTAAGAATTTAGAGCTGGCTAATAAAGAGTCCAATGATGGTGGCATGCCAACCAATAGCCCAGTATTAACCGATATTGATTGCCCAAGTTGTGGTCGTAAAATGGGTATTAGAACAGCATCTACAGGTGTATTCTTAGGTTGTTCTGGTTATGCCTTACCACCAAAAGAGCGTTGTACTACGACAATGAATTTAACGCCAGGTGAAGAAGCGGTTAGCGTGCTGGCAGAAGATCAGGAAACTGAAGCGTTACGTGCAATGCATCGTTGTGGTAAATGTAATACTGCGATGGATAGCTATTTAATAGATGAAACGCGCAAGCTTCATGTGTGCGGTAATAACCCTGTTTGTGATGGTATCGAAGTTGAGCAGGGCACTTTTAAAATTAAGGGTTATGATGGCCCAGTTTTAGAATGTGATCGCTGTCAGTCAGATATGGAGCTGAAATCTGGTCGTTTTGGTAAGTACTTCGACTGCACTAATGAGGAATGTAAAAATACTCGTAAGTTGCTGGCAAATGGTGAAGCAGCGCCGCCGAAAGAAGATCCGGTGCAGTTACCAGAACTTGCCTGTGAGAAGTCTGATGCGCATTTTGTTTTAAGAGATGGGGCGGCTGGTATCTTTTTAGCGGCCAGTACTTTCCCACGCTCAAGAGAGACCAGAGCGCCGAAAGTTGCTGAGTTGAAACGCTTTAGAGATAGAATTTCCAGTAAATTTCATTACTTAGCTGATGCGCCGGAGCAAGATGCAGAGGGTAATTTAGCTATTGTCCGCTTTAGTCGTAAAAGTAAAGAGCAGTATGTTATGACTGAGGTTGACGGTAAGGCAACAGGTTGGACTGCAAAATATATTGACGGCAAGTGGGTTGAAGAGCAGCCGAAAAAGAAAGCTGTTAAGAAGAAGGCTCCTGCAAAAGCTAAAAAATAA
- a CDS encoding YfhL family 4Fe-4S dicluster ferredoxin: MALIIEDACINCDMCDPECPNGAIALGENIYEIDPDKCTECVGHYDKPTCVSVCPIDCIKPDENHVEDEEALLAKFFKMHG; this comes from the coding sequence GTGGCATTAATCATTGAAGATGCATGCATCAACTGTGATATGTGTGATCCTGAATGTCCCAATGGTGCAATCGCCCTGGGAGAGAACATTTATGAAATTGATCCTGATAAGTGCACAGAATGTGTAGGACACTATGATAAACCCACTTGTGTCAGTGTTTGCCCTATTGACTGCATTAAACCTGATGAAAATCATGTAGAAGATGAAGAAGCGCTGCTGGCTAAATTCTTCAAGATGCACGGTTAA
- a CDS encoding Ig-like domain-containing protein, whose protein sequence is MQLLRRLSFTMLMMSLMTLVGCGGGDGGDLTGGGGGTDPEPDAIVITLSKSDGDLSGTNDVTITATVTEGDSALANKLVTFTLSDDSLASFTPESGTAVTNASGVATIVVKATTITGGLSVTATVEDVDPVSIGLTSLGGGEGPNELAVSLTISNPEVSAANPSVLTFSIRLNDVPVPDQLITFTIDNTELASFIPSAGTASTDAEGIATISITAASQAGAGLITASIDGNALATTTFNSLGDGNDGGTPNVATLKLLTSSPQLASSDADEITLTVIAKDANNNLIEGVPVVFSANAKASLGNFVDSNGESSNVTNAEGRAFKILTTVGEPENRLITATVASGSISDTVTVQVVGTTVTLTGSSSLAINDENTFIINVLDSDGKPISDTTVSLSLTNESTESPTGDVANITLPESVQTDFTGQARIVVIGTSGGTNTIVASALGAEVTQGVSVQADSFLFTEFGDGSNNVDPTVVEVPDVLLSKTASITLTWLRDGLPVEDGTDVGFTSTRGSLSSSSAKTVDGKVTATITSNNAGKALVTFTGTDSVNGKAIELNNQLEFEFVADNAATLIAQTSPSSIGPNGQTSTVSVVVRDAAGNLVKNKTVDFFLTDVSGGSIFPASAVTDSNGNASTVYTSNNISAKDGVEIIATVKDTPEVTDTAYITVAERELFIALGTGNSIEQVDLTTYNKQYSISVTDINSNPVSGVSLTVSAIPKNYYKGYWVKVLDEGEFDHYAPEYTAICDNEDGLVGLPGAIVNGRIDKGEDWTEDFNGDGNLTPGNIVNVTDQNAGVFTHEFVTDSTGRVLFDIIYAEVFATWANIDLIVTAKVGGTESSANVLFTLPVHSEDITNEDNPPASFIGGHGPFGRADDCRNPN, encoded by the coding sequence ATGCAGTTACTTCGACGTTTAAGTTTTACTATGCTAATGATGTCATTGATGACATTAGTTGGCTGTGGCGGTGGAGATGGAGGCGATCTCACAGGTGGTGGCGGTGGAACTGATCCAGAGCCAGATGCTATCGTTATTACTTTATCTAAATCTGATGGCGATTTATCGGGGACAAATGATGTAACTATCACCGCAACGGTAACGGAAGGAGATTCTGCTTTAGCGAATAAATTAGTTACCTTTACTTTATCAGATGATAGCTTGGCTTCATTTACGCCAGAATCGGGTACTGCTGTAACTAATGCAAGTGGTGTGGCTACTATTGTTGTTAAAGCAACCACTATTACAGGTGGCCTTAGTGTTACTGCAACGGTTGAAGATGTTGACCCTGTTAGCATCGGCTTAACGAGCTTAGGTGGTGGTGAAGGCCCTAATGAGTTGGCAGTATCTTTAACAATATCGAATCCAGAAGTTTCAGCTGCAAACCCATCTGTGTTGACATTTAGCATTCGTTTAAATGATGTTCCCGTGCCTGATCAGCTGATCACATTTACTATAGATAATACAGAGTTAGCATCATTTATTCCTTCAGCTGGTACAGCAAGTACTGATGCAGAAGGTATTGCTACCATTAGTATTACTGCCGCAAGTCAAGCAGGCGCAGGCTTAATTACAGCAAGCATTGATGGAAATGCTCTAGCAACTACTACTTTTAATAGTTTAGGTGATGGTAATGATGGTGGAACACCAAATGTTGCAACACTTAAGCTGTTAACAAGTAGCCCACAATTAGCCTCCAGTGATGCTGATGAAATAACATTAACAGTAATAGCTAAAGATGCTAATAATAATTTGATTGAAGGTGTTCCAGTTGTTTTCTCTGCAAATGCGAAAGCATCACTAGGGAATTTTGTCGACAGTAATGGTGAAAGCTCAAATGTTACTAACGCTGAGGGGCGGGCATTTAAGATCTTAACTACAGTTGGTGAGCCTGAAAACCGTTTAATTACAGCTACAGTAGCTAGTGGTTCAATATCTGATACTGTAACCGTGCAAGTTGTAGGCACAACAGTCACATTAACAGGGTCTAGCTCGTTAGCTATTAATGATGAAAATACATTTATTATTAATGTGTTAGACTCAGACGGCAAACCAATTTCAGATACAACAGTATCACTTTCTCTAACAAATGAGTCAACAGAAAGTCCAACAGGAGATGTTGCAAACATCACACTGCCCGAATCAGTACAAACAGACTTTACCGGACAAGCTAGAATTGTAGTGATCGGTACTAGTGGTGGTACTAATACTATTGTGGCTTCAGCTTTGGGAGCGGAAGTTACTCAGGGTGTAAGTGTTCAAGCTGATTCATTCTTATTCACAGAATTTGGCGATGGCTCGAATAATGTTGATCCAACTGTAGTAGAAGTACCTGACGTTTTATTGTCAAAAACAGCTTCTATAACTTTGACTTGGTTAAGAGACGGGCTTCCTGTTGAAGATGGCACTGATGTTGGCTTTACTTCTACACGCGGTTCCTTATCTTCATCAAGTGCAAAAACGGTAGACGGTAAGGTGACAGCCACTATAACCTCAAACAATGCCGGTAAAGCACTCGTTACTTTTACTGGTACCGATAGCGTAAATGGCAAAGCAATAGAGCTAAACAACCAGCTAGAGTTTGAGTTTGTGGCAGATAATGCAGCGACATTGATCGCACAAACATCACCTAGTTCAATTGGCCCTAATGGTCAAACTTCTACTGTATCTGTTGTTGTTCGAGATGCTGCTGGCAATTTAGTTAAAAACAAAACCGTGGACTTTTTCTTGACCGATGTAAGTGGCGGTTCTATTTTCCCTGCTAGTGCGGTAACTGATAGTAATGGTAATGCTTCAACTGTTTATACCTCAAATAATATATCTGCAAAGGATGGTGTAGAGATTATTGCGACAGTAAAAGATACGCCAGAAGTAACAGATACTGCCTATATCACGGTGGCAGAAAGAGAGTTATTTATCGCTTTGGGTACTGGTAACTCAATTGAGCAAGTAGACTTGACGACTTATAATAAGCAGTACTCTATTTCTGTTACTGACATTAACTCAAACCCTGTATCAGGTGTATCTTTGACAGTATCTGCAATTCCGAAAAACTATTATAAGGGGTATTGGGTAAAAGTATTAGATGAAGGAGAGTTTGATCACTATGCGCCAGAGTATACCGCTATTTGTGATAATGAAGATGGCCTTGTTGGTCTGCCAGGCGCAATTGTAAATGGTCGCATAGACAAAGGTGAAGATTGGACCGAGGATTTTAATGGCGATGGTAATCTAACCCCTGGTAATATTGTAAATGTTACTGATCAAAATGCAGGGGTTTTTACCCATGAGTTTGTAACGGATAGTACAGGTAGAGTCCTGTTTGATATAATTTATGCAGAAGTTTTTGCTACTTGGGCTAATATTGACTTGATAGTAACAGCTAAAGTAGGTGGAACTGAAAGCTCCGCTAATGTATTGTTTACTTTGCCTGTACATTCAGAAGATATAACCAATGAAGATAACCCGCCAGCAAGTTTTATTGGCGGTCATGGCCCATTTGGTCGTGCTGATGATTGCAGAAACCCTAACTAA
- a CDS encoding dicarboxylate/amino acid:cation symporter, which yields MSNESTIQPANKKASLTTRIVIGMIAGILVGSFFQWLMPDGSDLVFNLYLFEISVKGLFVDGILEVIGQIFMASLRMLVVPLVFVSLVCGVCSLKDTSKLGRIGGKAIALYLATTAIAISFAIFIALIIGPGEGVNMPTSSSFTSREAPSLAQVIIQMFPTNPFASFAQGNMLQVIVFALLFGIAIALSGKAGERVAAMFDDLSEVIMRLVAILMNIAPYGVFALLASLFTTVSIETFGKLIVYFLVVLFVLILHATITYSVILKLLTGLNPLIFLKKMRDAAIFAFSTASSNATIPVTLETATRKMGVKNSIASFTVPLGATINMDGTAIMQGVATVFIAQVFSQDLTLADYLAVVLTATLASIGTAGVPGVGLIMLAMVLEQVGLPVEGIALIIGVDRLLDMTRTAVNVTGDSMVSIVVAKSEQQFDNDMYLDEQAGHTIEDIDFHHLKND from the coding sequence ATGAGTAACGAAAGTACGATTCAACCCGCAAATAAAAAAGCGAGTCTAACCACACGCATTGTTATCGGTATGATTGCCGGCATTTTAGTTGGTAGCTTTTTTCAATGGTTAATGCCTGATGGCTCAGACCTAGTTTTTAATCTTTATCTTTTTGAAATATCGGTAAAAGGGCTTTTTGTCGATGGTATTTTAGAAGTCATTGGGCAAATTTTTATGGCAAGCTTGCGCATGCTAGTTGTGCCGCTAGTGTTTGTATCATTAGTTTGCGGTGTCTGTTCACTAAAAGATACCAGCAAGTTAGGTAGAATTGGCGGCAAAGCCATTGCTCTCTATTTAGCCACCACAGCAATTGCCATTAGTTTTGCTATTTTTATTGCTCTTATCATCGGCCCTGGTGAAGGCGTTAACATGCCAACAAGTAGCAGTTTTACTAGCCGAGAAGCACCATCACTAGCACAAGTTATTATTCAAATGTTTCCAACAAACCCATTTGCTTCTTTTGCCCAAGGAAACATGTTACAAGTAATTGTTTTTGCTCTACTCTTTGGTATCGCCATCGCATTATCAGGCAAAGCTGGTGAACGTGTTGCAGCAATGTTTGATGACTTAAGCGAAGTCATTATGCGCCTAGTAGCAATATTAATGAATATTGCTCCTTATGGTGTATTTGCCTTGCTTGCCAGCTTATTTACTACGGTATCAATAGAGACCTTCGGTAAGCTTATTGTTTACTTTTTAGTAGTGCTATTTGTACTTATTTTACATGCAACCATTACCTACTCGGTTATTTTAAAATTACTTACCGGGCTAAACCCATTAATCTTTTTAAAGAAAATGCGCGATGCAGCTATTTTTGCTTTTTCAACAGCAAGTTCAAATGCCACGATTCCAGTTACGCTTGAAACAGCAACACGCAAAATGGGTGTAAAAAATTCCATAGCCTCTTTTACTGTGCCATTAGGTGCGACAATCAATATGGATGGTACTGCCATAATGCAAGGTGTAGCTACAGTATTTATTGCACAAGTTTTTAGCCAAGATTTAACCTTAGCTGATTACTTAGCTGTAGTACTTACTGCCACTCTTGCTTCAATTGGCACTGCCGGTGTACCTGGGGTTGGCTTAATTATGCTAGCTATGGTTCTTGAGCAAGTTGGTTTGCCTGTAGAAGGTATCGCTTTAATTATTGGTGTTGATAGATTACTTGATATGACAAGAACGGCGGTAAATGTAACGGGTGATTCTATGGTAAGTATTGTGGTTGCTAAAAGCGAACAGCAATTTGACAACGATATGTACCTTGATGAACAGGCAGGTCATACAATTGAAGATATCGATTTTCACCATCTGAAAAACGACTAA